In Dama dama isolate Ldn47 chromosome 20, ASM3311817v1, whole genome shotgun sequence, a single window of DNA contains:
- the CLK2 gene encoding dual specificity protein kinase CLK2 isoform X3 has product MPHPRRYHSSERGSRGSYHEHYRSRKHKRRRSRSWSSSSDRTRRRRREDSYHVRSRSYDDRSSDRRAYDRRYCGSYRRNDYSRDRGEAYYDTDYRHSYEYHRENSSYRSQRSSRRKHRRRRRRSRTFSRSSSQHSSRRAKSVEDDAEGHLIYHVGDWLQERYEIVSTLGEGTFGRVVQCVDHRRGGARVALKIIKNVEKYKEAARLEINVLEKINEKDPDNKNLCVQMFDWFDYHGHMCISFELLGLSTFDFLKDNNYLPYPVHQVRHMAFQLCQAVKFLHDNKLTHTDLKPENILFVNSDYELTYNLEKKRDERSVKSTAVRVVDFGSATFDHEHHSTIVSTRHYRAPEVILELGWSQPCDVWSIGCIIFEYYVGFTLFQTHDNREHLAMMERILGPIPSRMIRKTRKQKYFYRGRLDWDENTSAGRYVRENCKPLRRYLTSEAEEHHQLFDLIESMLEYEPAKRLTLGEALQHPFFARLRAEPPNAKLWDSSRDISR; this is encoded by the exons ATGCCTCATCCTCGAAGGTACCACTCTTCAGAGAGAGGCAGCCGGGGGAGTTACCATGAGCACTATCGGAGCCGAAAGCATAAGAGACGAAGAAGCCGCTCCTGGTCAAGCAGCAGTGACCGTACGCGGCGGCGCCGACGGGAAGACAGTTACCATGTCCGTTCCCGGAG CTATGACGATCGTTCATCTGATCGGAGGGCCTATGACCGGCGATACTGTGGCAGCTACAGGCGCAACGACTACAGCCGAGATCGGGGAGAAGCCTACTATGACACAGACTACCGGCATTCCTACGAGTACCATCGGGAGAACAGCAGTTACCGCAGCCAGCGCAGCAGCCGTAGGAAGCACCGCCGGCGGAGGCGGCGCAGCCGGACGTTCAGCCGTTCATCTTCG CAGCACAGCAGCCGGAGAGCCAAGAGTGTAGAGGACGACGCTGAGGGCCACCTCATCTACCACGTCGGGGACTGGCTACAAGAGCGAT atgaAATTGTAAGCACCTTGGGAGAGGGGACCTTCGGCCGAGTTGTGCAGTGTGTTGACCATCGCAG GGGTGGGGCTCGGGTTGCCCTGAAGATCATTAAAAATGTGGAAAAGTACAAAGAAGCAGCTCGACTCGAAATCAATGTGCTGGAGAAAATCAATGAGAAGGACCCTGACAACAAGAA CCTCTGTGTCCAGATGTTTGACTGGTTTGACTACCATGGCCACATGTGTATCTCCTTTGAGCTTCTGGGCCTTAGCACCTTCGATTTCCTCAAAGACAACAACTACCTGCCCTACCCCGTCCATCAAGTGCGCCACATGGCCTTCCAGCTGTGCCAGGCCGTCAAGT TCCTCCATGATAACAAGCTGACACATACGGACCTCAAGCCTGAAAATATTCTGTTTGTGAATTCGGACTATGAGCTCACCTACAACCTAGAGAAG AAGCGAGATGAGCGCAGTGTGAAGAGCACAGCGGTGCGGGTAGTGGACTTTGGCAGTGCCACCTTTGACCATGAGCACCATAGTACCATTGTCTCCACCCGCCATTATCGAGCACCAGAGGTCATTCTTG AGTTGGGCTGGTCTCAGCCTTGTGATGTGTGGAGTATAGGCTGTATCATCTTCGAATACTATGTTGGCTTCACCCTCTTCCAA ACCCATGACAACAGAGAGCATCTAGCCATGATGGAAAGGATCTTGGGTCCTATCCCTTCCAGGATGATCCGAAAGACAAG GAAGCAGAAATATTTTTATCGGGGTCGCCTGGATTGGGATGAGAACACATCAGCGGGGCGCTACGTTCGAGAAAACTGCAAACCACTTCGG CGGTATTTGACCTCAGAGGCAGAGGAACACCACCAGCTCTTCGATCTGATTGAAAGCATGCTAGAGTATGAACCTGCCAAGCGGCTGACCTTGGGCGAAGCCCTTCAACACCCTTTCTTCGCCCGCCTTCGGGCTGAGCCACCTAACGCCAAGTTGTGGGACTCCAGTCGAGATATCAGTCGGTGA
- the SCAMP3 gene encoding secretory carrier-associated membrane protein 3: MAQSRDGGNPFAESGELDNPFQDPAVIQHRPSTHYATLDVYNPFETREPPPSYEPPAPVPIAPPSAPPLQSSRKLSPTEPKNYGSYSSQASTAAATAELLKKQEELNRKAEELDRRERELQHAALGGTATRQNNWPPLPSFCPVQPCFFQDISMEIPQEFQKTVSTMYYLWMCSTLALLLNFLACLASFCVETSNGSGFGLSILWILLFTPCSFVCWYRPMYKAFRSDSSFNFFVFFFIFFVQDVLFVLQAIGIPGWGFSGWISALVVLKVNTAVAVLMLLVALFFTGIAVLGIVMLKRIHSLYRRTGASFQKAQQEFAAGVFSNPAVRTAAANAAAGAAENAFRAP; the protein is encoded by the exons ATGGCTCAAAGCAGAGACGGTGGAAACCCCTTCGCCGAGTCCGGCGAGCTTGACAACCCCTTTCAG GACCCAGCTGTGATCCAGCATCGACCCAGCACGCACTATGCTACTCTTGACGTCTACAACCCTTTTGAGACCCGGGAG CCACCACCAAGCTATGAGCCTCCTGCCCCTGTTCCGATAGCTCCACCCTCAGCTCCACCCTTGCAGTCCTCAAGAAAACTCAGCCCCACAGAACCCAAGAACTATGGCTCCTACAGCTCCCAG GCTTCAACTGCAGCAGCCACAGCTGAGCTGCTAAAGAAACAGGAGGAGCTCAACCGAAAGGCAGAGGAATTGGACCGAAGGGAGCGAGAACTCCAGCATGCTGCCCTGGGCggcacagcta CTCGACAGAACAATTGGCCCCCTCTACCTTCTTTTTGCCCAGTTCAGCCCTGCTTTTTCCAGGACATCTCCATGGAGATCCCCCAAGAATTTCAGAAGACAGTATCCACCATGTACTACCTCTGGATGT GCAGCACTCTGGCTCTTCTCTTGAATTTTCTTGCCTGCCTAGCCAGCTTCTGTGTGGAGACCAGCAATGGCTCAGGCTTTGGGCTCTCTATCCTCTGGATCCTCCTCTTCACTCCCTGCTCCTTCGTCTGCTGGTATCGCCCCATGTACAAGGCTTTCCG GAGTGACAGTTCATTCAATTTCTtcgttttcttcttcattttcttcgtCCAGGATGTTCTGTTTGTCCTCCAGGCCATTGGCATCCCAGGTTGGGGGTTCAG TGGCTGGATCTCTGCCCTGGTGGTGCTGAAGGTCAACACAGCCGTAGCGGTGCTCATGCTGCTGGTTGCTCTGTTCTTCACTGGCATCGCTGTGCTGGGAATTGTTATGCTGAAGCGG ATCCACTCTTTGTATCGCCGCACAGGGGCCAGCTTTCAGAAGGCCCAGCAAGAGTTTGCAGCTGGTGTCTTCTCCAACCCTGCGGTACGAACCGCAGCTGCCAACGCAGCCGCTGGGGCTGCAGAAAATGCCTTCCGGGCCCCATGA
- the CLK2 gene encoding dual specificity protein kinase CLK2 isoform X2, whose protein sequence is MPHPRRYHSSERGSRGSYHEHYRSRKHKRRRSRSWSSSSDRTRRRRREDSYHVRSRSSYDDRSSDRRAYDRRYCGSYRRNDYSRDRGEAYYDTDYRHSYEYHRENSSYRSQRSSRRKHRRRRRRSRTFSRSSSHSSRRAKSVEDDAEGHLIYHVGDWLQERYEIVSTLGEGTFGRVVQCVDHRRGGARVALKIIKNVEKYKEAARLEINVLEKINEKDPDNKNLCVQMFDWFDYHGHMCISFELLGLSTFDFLKDNNYLPYPVHQVRHMAFQLCQAVKFLHDNKLTHTDLKPENILFVNSDYELTYNLEKKRDERSVKSTAVRVVDFGSATFDHEHHSTIVSTRHYRAPEVILELGWSQPCDVWSIGCIIFEYYVGFTLFQTHDNREHLAMMERILGPIPSRMIRKTRKQKYFYRGRLDWDENTSAGRYVRENCKPLRRYLTSEAEEHHQLFDLIESMLEYEPAKRLTLGEALQHPFFARLRAEPPNAKLWDSSRDISR, encoded by the exons ATGCCTCATCCTCGAAGGTACCACTCTTCAGAGAGAGGCAGCCGGGGGAGTTACCATGAGCACTATCGGAGCCGAAAGCATAAGAGACGAAGAAGCCGCTCCTGGTCAAGCAGCAGTGACCGTACGCGGCGGCGCCGACGGGAAGACAGTTACCATGTCCGTTCCCGGAG CAGCTATGACGATCGTTCATCTGATCGGAGGGCCTATGACCGGCGATACTGTGGCAGCTACAGGCGCAACGACTACAGCCGAGATCGGGGAGAAGCCTACTATGACACAGACTACCGGCATTCCTACGAGTACCATCGGGAGAACAGCAGTTACCGCAGCCAGCGCAGCAGCCGTAGGAAGCACCGCCGGCGGAGGCGGCGCAGCCGGACGTTCAGCCGTTCATCTTCG CACAGCAGCCGGAGAGCCAAGAGTGTAGAGGACGACGCTGAGGGCCACCTCATCTACCACGTCGGGGACTGGCTACAAGAGCGAT atgaAATTGTAAGCACCTTGGGAGAGGGGACCTTCGGCCGAGTTGTGCAGTGTGTTGACCATCGCAG GGGTGGGGCTCGGGTTGCCCTGAAGATCATTAAAAATGTGGAAAAGTACAAAGAAGCAGCTCGACTCGAAATCAATGTGCTGGAGAAAATCAATGAGAAGGACCCTGACAACAAGAA CCTCTGTGTCCAGATGTTTGACTGGTTTGACTACCATGGCCACATGTGTATCTCCTTTGAGCTTCTGGGCCTTAGCACCTTCGATTTCCTCAAAGACAACAACTACCTGCCCTACCCCGTCCATCAAGTGCGCCACATGGCCTTCCAGCTGTGCCAGGCCGTCAAGT TCCTCCATGATAACAAGCTGACACATACGGACCTCAAGCCTGAAAATATTCTGTTTGTGAATTCGGACTATGAGCTCACCTACAACCTAGAGAAG AAGCGAGATGAGCGCAGTGTGAAGAGCACAGCGGTGCGGGTAGTGGACTTTGGCAGTGCCACCTTTGACCATGAGCACCATAGTACCATTGTCTCCACCCGCCATTATCGAGCACCAGAGGTCATTCTTG AGTTGGGCTGGTCTCAGCCTTGTGATGTGTGGAGTATAGGCTGTATCATCTTCGAATACTATGTTGGCTTCACCCTCTTCCAA ACCCATGACAACAGAGAGCATCTAGCCATGATGGAAAGGATCTTGGGTCCTATCCCTTCCAGGATGATCCGAAAGACAAG GAAGCAGAAATATTTTTATCGGGGTCGCCTGGATTGGGATGAGAACACATCAGCGGGGCGCTACGTTCGAGAAAACTGCAAACCACTTCGG CGGTATTTGACCTCAGAGGCAGAGGAACACCACCAGCTCTTCGATCTGATTGAAAGCATGCTAGAGTATGAACCTGCCAAGCGGCTGACCTTGGGCGAAGCCCTTCAACACCCTTTCTTCGCCCGCCTTCGGGCTGAGCCACCTAACGCCAAGTTGTGGGACTCCAGTCGAGATATCAGTCGGTGA
- the CLK2 gene encoding dual specificity protein kinase CLK2 isoform X4, with translation MPHPRRYHSSERGSRGSYHEHYRSRKHKRRRSRSWSSSSDRTRRRRREDSYHVRSRSYDDRSSDRRAYDRRYCGSYRRNDYSRDRGEAYYDTDYRHSYEYHRENSSYRSQRSSRRKHRRRRRRSRTFSRSSSHSSRRAKSVEDDAEGHLIYHVGDWLQERYEIVSTLGEGTFGRVVQCVDHRRGGARVALKIIKNVEKYKEAARLEINVLEKINEKDPDNKNLCVQMFDWFDYHGHMCISFELLGLSTFDFLKDNNYLPYPVHQVRHMAFQLCQAVKFLHDNKLTHTDLKPENILFVNSDYELTYNLEKKRDERSVKSTAVRVVDFGSATFDHEHHSTIVSTRHYRAPEVILELGWSQPCDVWSIGCIIFEYYVGFTLFQTHDNREHLAMMERILGPIPSRMIRKTRKQKYFYRGRLDWDENTSAGRYVRENCKPLRRYLTSEAEEHHQLFDLIESMLEYEPAKRLTLGEALQHPFFARLRAEPPNAKLWDSSRDISR, from the exons ATGCCTCATCCTCGAAGGTACCACTCTTCAGAGAGAGGCAGCCGGGGGAGTTACCATGAGCACTATCGGAGCCGAAAGCATAAGAGACGAAGAAGCCGCTCCTGGTCAAGCAGCAGTGACCGTACGCGGCGGCGCCGACGGGAAGACAGTTACCATGTCCGTTCCCGGAG CTATGACGATCGTTCATCTGATCGGAGGGCCTATGACCGGCGATACTGTGGCAGCTACAGGCGCAACGACTACAGCCGAGATCGGGGAGAAGCCTACTATGACACAGACTACCGGCATTCCTACGAGTACCATCGGGAGAACAGCAGTTACCGCAGCCAGCGCAGCAGCCGTAGGAAGCACCGCCGGCGGAGGCGGCGCAGCCGGACGTTCAGCCGTTCATCTTCG CACAGCAGCCGGAGAGCCAAGAGTGTAGAGGACGACGCTGAGGGCCACCTCATCTACCACGTCGGGGACTGGCTACAAGAGCGAT atgaAATTGTAAGCACCTTGGGAGAGGGGACCTTCGGCCGAGTTGTGCAGTGTGTTGACCATCGCAG GGGTGGGGCTCGGGTTGCCCTGAAGATCATTAAAAATGTGGAAAAGTACAAAGAAGCAGCTCGACTCGAAATCAATGTGCTGGAGAAAATCAATGAGAAGGACCCTGACAACAAGAA CCTCTGTGTCCAGATGTTTGACTGGTTTGACTACCATGGCCACATGTGTATCTCCTTTGAGCTTCTGGGCCTTAGCACCTTCGATTTCCTCAAAGACAACAACTACCTGCCCTACCCCGTCCATCAAGTGCGCCACATGGCCTTCCAGCTGTGCCAGGCCGTCAAGT TCCTCCATGATAACAAGCTGACACATACGGACCTCAAGCCTGAAAATATTCTGTTTGTGAATTCGGACTATGAGCTCACCTACAACCTAGAGAAG AAGCGAGATGAGCGCAGTGTGAAGAGCACAGCGGTGCGGGTAGTGGACTTTGGCAGTGCCACCTTTGACCATGAGCACCATAGTACCATTGTCTCCACCCGCCATTATCGAGCACCAGAGGTCATTCTTG AGTTGGGCTGGTCTCAGCCTTGTGATGTGTGGAGTATAGGCTGTATCATCTTCGAATACTATGTTGGCTTCACCCTCTTCCAA ACCCATGACAACAGAGAGCATCTAGCCATGATGGAAAGGATCTTGGGTCCTATCCCTTCCAGGATGATCCGAAAGACAAG GAAGCAGAAATATTTTTATCGGGGTCGCCTGGATTGGGATGAGAACACATCAGCGGGGCGCTACGTTCGAGAAAACTGCAAACCACTTCGG CGGTATTTGACCTCAGAGGCAGAGGAACACCACCAGCTCTTCGATCTGATTGAAAGCATGCTAGAGTATGAACCTGCCAAGCGGCTGACCTTGGGCGAAGCCCTTCAACACCCTTTCTTCGCCCGCCTTCGGGCTGAGCCACCTAACGCCAAGTTGTGGGACTCCAGTCGAGATATCAGTCGGTGA
- the CLK2 gene encoding dual specificity protein kinase CLK2 isoform X1, with translation MPHPRRYHSSERGSRGSYHEHYRSRKHKRRRSRSWSSSSDRTRRRRREDSYHVRSRSSYDDRSSDRRAYDRRYCGSYRRNDYSRDRGEAYYDTDYRHSYEYHRENSSYRSQRSSRRKHRRRRRRSRTFSRSSSQHSSRRAKSVEDDAEGHLIYHVGDWLQERYEIVSTLGEGTFGRVVQCVDHRRGGARVALKIIKNVEKYKEAARLEINVLEKINEKDPDNKNLCVQMFDWFDYHGHMCISFELLGLSTFDFLKDNNYLPYPVHQVRHMAFQLCQAVKFLHDNKLTHTDLKPENILFVNSDYELTYNLEKKRDERSVKSTAVRVVDFGSATFDHEHHSTIVSTRHYRAPEVILELGWSQPCDVWSIGCIIFEYYVGFTLFQTHDNREHLAMMERILGPIPSRMIRKTRKQKYFYRGRLDWDENTSAGRYVRENCKPLRRYLTSEAEEHHQLFDLIESMLEYEPAKRLTLGEALQHPFFARLRAEPPNAKLWDSSRDISR, from the exons ATGCCTCATCCTCGAAGGTACCACTCTTCAGAGAGAGGCAGCCGGGGGAGTTACCATGAGCACTATCGGAGCCGAAAGCATAAGAGACGAAGAAGCCGCTCCTGGTCAAGCAGCAGTGACCGTACGCGGCGGCGCCGACGGGAAGACAGTTACCATGTCCGTTCCCGGAG CAGCTATGACGATCGTTCATCTGATCGGAGGGCCTATGACCGGCGATACTGTGGCAGCTACAGGCGCAACGACTACAGCCGAGATCGGGGAGAAGCCTACTATGACACAGACTACCGGCATTCCTACGAGTACCATCGGGAGAACAGCAGTTACCGCAGCCAGCGCAGCAGCCGTAGGAAGCACCGCCGGCGGAGGCGGCGCAGCCGGACGTTCAGCCGTTCATCTTCG CAGCACAGCAGCCGGAGAGCCAAGAGTGTAGAGGACGACGCTGAGGGCCACCTCATCTACCACGTCGGGGACTGGCTACAAGAGCGAT atgaAATTGTAAGCACCTTGGGAGAGGGGACCTTCGGCCGAGTTGTGCAGTGTGTTGACCATCGCAG GGGTGGGGCTCGGGTTGCCCTGAAGATCATTAAAAATGTGGAAAAGTACAAAGAAGCAGCTCGACTCGAAATCAATGTGCTGGAGAAAATCAATGAGAAGGACCCTGACAACAAGAA CCTCTGTGTCCAGATGTTTGACTGGTTTGACTACCATGGCCACATGTGTATCTCCTTTGAGCTTCTGGGCCTTAGCACCTTCGATTTCCTCAAAGACAACAACTACCTGCCCTACCCCGTCCATCAAGTGCGCCACATGGCCTTCCAGCTGTGCCAGGCCGTCAAGT TCCTCCATGATAACAAGCTGACACATACGGACCTCAAGCCTGAAAATATTCTGTTTGTGAATTCGGACTATGAGCTCACCTACAACCTAGAGAAG AAGCGAGATGAGCGCAGTGTGAAGAGCACAGCGGTGCGGGTAGTGGACTTTGGCAGTGCCACCTTTGACCATGAGCACCATAGTACCATTGTCTCCACCCGCCATTATCGAGCACCAGAGGTCATTCTTG AGTTGGGCTGGTCTCAGCCTTGTGATGTGTGGAGTATAGGCTGTATCATCTTCGAATACTATGTTGGCTTCACCCTCTTCCAA ACCCATGACAACAGAGAGCATCTAGCCATGATGGAAAGGATCTTGGGTCCTATCCCTTCCAGGATGATCCGAAAGACAAG GAAGCAGAAATATTTTTATCGGGGTCGCCTGGATTGGGATGAGAACACATCAGCGGGGCGCTACGTTCGAGAAAACTGCAAACCACTTCGG CGGTATTTGACCTCAGAGGCAGAGGAACACCACCAGCTCTTCGATCTGATTGAAAGCATGCTAGAGTATGAACCTGCCAAGCGGCTGACCTTGGGCGAAGCCCTTCAACACCCTTTCTTCGCCCGCCTTCGGGCTGAGCCACCTAACGCCAAGTTGTGGGACTCCAGTCGAGATATCAGTCGGTGA